One Sphingomonas sp. LHG3406-1 genomic window carries:
- the cpaB gene encoding Flp pilus assembly protein CpaB translates to MDVKKIALLVGALLVAAVTAVMAKNMFTGASAPEAQAAAVPAGPKILVARKPLPVGAMVDAESFAFQPWPAELMQQTYFSEGGPDADMQKMIGMVVRNPITAGQPLTRGSLVGPQDRGFLAAALSPGMRAVTVPVNDISGVAGFIFPGDRVDMVLTQTVTGGGDGPPLKVSETIIRNLRVLATDQAIDRNGEDGKPVVKSFGKVTFEVTPKLAEKIAVAQSLGTISLTLRSLADSQAELERLVASGQVKVPAGANPAEERKMLLAIANQPIDNAPTFATGGDVSRFQRRTVPARGQDKAGEALAAVGRMTGEMVRAAQGGAPAGQAGGAPSGPVVRVARGNNVSFVPVGAR, encoded by the coding sequence ATGGATGTGAAGAAGATTGCGCTTCTGGTCGGAGCGTTGCTGGTCGCGGCGGTTACCGCCGTTATGGCCAAGAATATGTTCACCGGCGCGTCGGCGCCCGAGGCCCAGGCGGCCGCAGTGCCGGCTGGTCCGAAGATCCTGGTGGCGCGCAAGCCGCTCCCGGTCGGTGCGATGGTGGATGCGGAAAGCTTCGCCTTCCAGCCCTGGCCGGCCGAGCTGATGCAGCAGACCTATTTCTCGGAAGGCGGCCCCGATGCCGACATGCAGAAGATGATCGGCATGGTCGTCCGCAATCCGATTACCGCCGGCCAGCCGCTCACCCGCGGTTCGCTCGTCGGCCCGCAGGACCGCGGCTTCCTCGCCGCGGCGCTGAGCCCGGGCATGCGCGCCGTCACGGTTCCGGTCAACGACATCAGCGGTGTCGCCGGCTTCATCTTCCCGGGCGACCGGGTCGACATGGTGCTGACCCAGACCGTGACCGGTGGCGGCGACGGTCCGCCGCTCAAGGTCTCCGAGACGATCATCCGCAACCTTCGCGTTCTCGCGACCGACCAGGCGATCGACCGCAACGGCGAGGACGGCAAGCCGGTCGTCAAGAGCTTCGGCAAGGTCACCTTCGAGGTTACCCCCAAGCTCGCCGAGAAGATCGCCGTGGCGCAGAGCCTCGGCACGATCAGCCTCACCCTGCGCAGCCTTGCCGACAGCCAGGCCGAGCTGGAGCGTCTGGTCGCCAGCGGCCAGGTCAAGGTTCCGGCCGGCGCCAATCCGGCGGAAGAGCGCAAGATGCTGCTGGCGATTGCCAACCAGCCGATCGACAATGCGCCGACCTTCGCCACCGGCGGTGACGTGTCGCGCTTCCAGCGCCGCACCGTCCCTGCCCGCGGGCAGGACAAGGCGGGCGAGGCGCTTGCCGCCGTCGGTCGCATGACCGGCGAGATGGTCCGCGCCGCGCAGGGCGGTGCTCCGGCCGGCCAGGCTGGCGGCGCGCCGTCTGGCCCGGTGGTCCGGGTCGCCCGCGGCAACAATGTCAGCTTCGTTCCTGTGGGGGCTCGCTAA
- the ispH gene encoding 4-hydroxy-3-methylbut-2-enyl diphosphate reductase has translation MAAMLEGRSPAHLIIAAPRGFCAGVERAIRIVELALERYGAPVYVRHEIVHNKFVVDRLKAMGAVFVKEVSEVPDGVPVVFSAHGVPKRVPAEARDRGLDYLDATCPLVSKVHRQAQRLIESGRHIVFIGHAGHPEVIGTFGQVPSGAMTLVETEEDVAGIEVPDPENLAFLTQTTLSVDDTAAIVAALRQRFPAIKAPRGEDICYATSNRQAAVKAIVPRVEKMLVIGAPNSSNSLRLAEVAEREGVPARLIQRAVEIDWDWLGRPRTIGLTAGASAPEVLVEEVIEALSERFLLTMEEQEHVPEGLTFKLPRELVA, from the coding sequence ATGGCCGCCATGCTCGAAGGCCGTTCTCCCGCTCATCTGATCATCGCCGCTCCGCGCGGCTTCTGCGCGGGCGTGGAGCGCGCCATCCGCATCGTCGAGCTCGCGCTCGAACGATATGGCGCGCCCGTCTATGTCCGCCACGAGATCGTCCACAACAAGTTCGTGGTCGACCGCCTGAAGGCGATGGGCGCGGTGTTCGTCAAGGAAGTGAGCGAGGTGCCGGACGGCGTGCCGGTGGTCTTTTCCGCCCATGGCGTGCCGAAAAGGGTGCCGGCCGAGGCGCGCGATCGCGGGCTCGACTATCTCGACGCTACCTGTCCGCTGGTGAGCAAGGTGCATCGCCAGGCGCAACGGCTGATCGAGTCCGGGCGGCATATCGTCTTCATCGGCCATGCCGGCCATCCGGAGGTGATCGGCACCTTCGGCCAGGTCCCTTCCGGCGCCATGACCCTGGTCGAGACCGAGGAGGATGTCGCCGGGATCGAGGTGCCGGACCCCGAGAACCTCGCCTTCTTGACGCAGACCACCCTGTCGGTCGACGACACGGCGGCGATCGTCGCCGCGCTTCGGCAGCGCTTCCCTGCGATCAAGGCGCCGCGCGGCGAGGACATCTGCTACGCCACCTCGAACCGGCAGGCGGCGGTCAAGGCGATCGTGCCCAGGGTCGAGAAGATGCTGGTGATCGGTGCACCGAACAGCAGCAACTCGCTCCGCCTCGCCGAGGTCGCGGAGCGCGAGGGCGTGCCTGCCCGCCTCATCCAGCGCGCGGTCGAGATCGACTGGGACTGGCTCGGCCGTCCCAGGACCATCGGCCTCACCGCCGGCGCCTCGGCGCCCGAAGTGCTGGTCGAGGAAGTGATCGAGGCCCTGTCAGAGCGCTTCCTGCTGACGATGGAAGAGCAGGAACATGTGCCCGAAGGCCTGACCTTCAAGCTGCCGCGCGAGCTGGTGGCCTAG
- the gcvH gene encoding glycine cleavage system protein GcvH, which yields MSLHFTREHEWIRVEGDTATVGITDHAQGQLGDIVFAEAPEAGKQLTKGGEAAVVESVKAASDVYAPASGEVTEANPAIADDPSIINSDPEGEGWFFKLRLSDPSELDGLMDEAAYRDWVATL from the coding sequence GTGAGCCTTCATTTCACCAGGGAACATGAGTGGATCCGCGTCGAGGGCGACACGGCCACCGTCGGCATCACCGATCACGCGCAGGGCCAATTGGGCGACATCGTCTTCGCCGAGGCGCCGGAGGCCGGCAAGCAGCTGACCAAGGGCGGCGAGGCCGCGGTGGTCGAATCGGTCAAGGCCGCGAGCGACGTCTATGCGCCCGCGTCGGGCGAAGTGACCGAGGCCAATCCGGCGATCGCCGACGATCCGTCGATCATCAATTCCGATCCTGAAGGCGAAGGCTGGTTCTTCAAGCTCAGGCTGTCGGACCCGTCCGAGCTCGACGGCCTGATGGACGAAGCCGCCTATCGCGACTGGGTGGCGACTCTTTGA
- a CDS encoding FAD-binding oxidoreductase: protein MREIDLLIVGAGIAGASLAAALAGRLSLLLVEAEAQPGYHSTGRSAAFWHEGYGGPLVAPLSRASRPSLEAGGYLSPRGAIHLAREGEQIDLVDGVAATPLDRAVLEARLPGLRPEWRHGAEEPGLADIDVARLHSDCLAAARRAGADVRSDARFAGAVAVSSGGWTVRLADGSEIRCRRIVNAAGAWGDEVARAADIAPLGLQPKRRTMVQLRVARSGIARLPLVIGADGSFYFKGEGDKSLWLSPHDEIDCDPCDAAPEELDVATAIHRFEQVVDWPVEKVERRWAGLRTFTPDRVPAIGFAADNPDFFWCVGQGGFGIQTAPAAATLGAMLILGDGSVPEGVDPSVYDPKRF, encoded by the coding sequence ATGCGTGAGATCGACCTGCTGATCGTCGGCGCCGGAATCGCCGGCGCAAGCCTCGCGGCCGCGCTTGCCGGCCGCCTGTCGCTGCTGCTGGTCGAAGCCGAGGCCCAGCCCGGCTATCATTCGACCGGGCGCTCGGCGGCTTTCTGGCACGAAGGCTATGGCGGGCCGCTGGTGGCGCCGCTCAGCCGCGCCAGCCGGCCCTCGCTGGAGGCCGGCGGCTATCTTTCGCCGCGCGGCGCCATCCACCTCGCCCGCGAGGGCGAGCAGATCGACCTCGTGGACGGCGTGGCGGCGACTCCGCTCGACCGGGCGGTGCTGGAAGCGCGATTGCCAGGGCTTCGGCCCGAGTGGAGGCACGGGGCGGAGGAGCCGGGTCTCGCCGACATCGACGTCGCCAGGCTTCACTCGGACTGCCTCGCCGCGGCCCGGCGGGCGGGAGCGGACGTGCGCAGCGACGCCCGCTTCGCCGGCGCGGTCGCGGTTTCGAGTGGCGGTTGGACGGTGCGGCTTGCCGACGGAAGCGAGATCAGGTGCCGCCGAATCGTCAATGCCGCGGGGGCCTGGGGCGACGAGGTGGCGCGGGCGGCGGACATCGCGCCGCTCGGACTGCAGCCGAAGCGCCGGACGATGGTGCAGCTGCGGGTTGCCCGCAGCGGCATCGCGCGCCTGCCGCTGGTGATCGGCGCCGACGGCAGCTTCTACTTCAAGGGCGAGGGCGACAAGTCGCTGTGGCTGAGCCCGCATGACGAGATCGACTGCGACCCCTGCGACGCAGCGCCGGAGGAACTGGACGTCGCCACCGCCATCCACCGTTTCGAGCAGGTGGTCGACTGGCCCGTCGAGAAGGTCGAGCGGCGCTGGGCGGGCCTCAGGACCTTCACGCCGGACCGGGTTCCCGCCATCGGATTCGCGGCGGACAACCCCGACTTCTTCTGGTGCGTCGGCCAGGGCGGCTTCGGAATCCAGACCGCGCCGGCGGCGGCGACGCTCGGGGCAATGCTGATCCTCGGCGACGGAAGTGTGCCGGAGGGAGTCGATCCGTCAGTGTACGATCCGAAGCGCTTCTAG
- the rnhA gene encoding ribonuclease HI, translated as MTELPHVEMFTDGACKGNPGPGGWGVLIRMGAREKELSGAENPSTNNRMELMAAIRGLDALTRPCRVTLSTDSMYVRDGITKWVHNWRRNGWRTADRKPVKNAELWQALCTAAERHRVEWKWVKGHAGHAENERADQLACAAAEGREG; from the coding sequence ATGACCGAACTCCCCCACGTCGAGATGTTCACCGACGGCGCCTGCAAGGGCAATCCCGGCCCGGGCGGCTGGGGCGTGCTCATCCGCATGGGTGCGCGCGAAAAGGAATTGAGCGGTGCGGAGAACCCCAGCACCAACAACCGGATGGAGCTGATGGCGGCGATCCGGGGACTGGACGCGCTGACCCGCCCCTGCCGCGTGACGCTGTCGACCGACAGCATGTACGTCCGCGACGGCATCACCAAGTGGGTCCACAACTGGCGCCGCAACGGCTGGCGGACCGCGGACAGGAAGCCGGTCAAGAATGCCGAGCTGTGGCAGGCCCTGTGCACCGCCGCCGAGCGGCACCGGGTCGAATGGAAGTGGGTCAAGGGGCACGCCGGCCATGCCGAGAACGAGCGGGCCGACCAGCTCGCCTGCGCCGCGGCGGAGGGCCGTGAAGGCTAG
- the gcvT gene encoding glycine cleavage system aminomethyltransferase GcvT, whose product MAEVLDLELKSLPLDGWHRARGGRMVPFAGYSMPVQYEGIIAEHRWTRTHAGLFDVSHMGQLMIRGEGAGAALETLLPGDITGLQPGRIRYSLLLNESGGIVDDLMVTNVSPDGGGEEYYVVVNGATKQGDIAFIESRLPAGIALEHLTDRALLALQGPDAAAVIGSLFPGVPDETVFMQGTSRDWNGATIGFGRSGYTGEDGFELSIPFSHVEALADALLADERVRPIGLGARDSLRLEAGLPLYGHDLDEQTTPVMADLLFAVNKRRRAEGGFAGAERILAELEQGAVSKRVGFTVEGRQPVREGARILDEEGNEIGRVTSGGFSPSLEAPIGMGYVAATLGQPGTAITLEQRGKLFSAAVAPMPFVPHRYHRKGKSQ is encoded by the coding sequence TTGGCCGAAGTGCTTGATCTCGAACTGAAGTCCCTGCCGCTCGATGGCTGGCACCGCGCCCGTGGCGGCCGGATGGTGCCGTTCGCCGGCTATTCGATGCCGGTCCAGTACGAGGGCATCATCGCCGAGCATCGCTGGACCCGCACCCATGCCGGCCTGTTCGACGTCAGCCACATGGGCCAGCTGATGATCCGCGGCGAAGGAGCGGGCGCGGCGCTCGAGACGCTGCTGCCGGGCGACATCACCGGCCTTCAGCCCGGCCGAATCCGCTATTCGCTGCTGCTCAACGAAAGCGGCGGAATCGTCGACGACCTGATGGTCACCAACGTCAGCCCGGACGGGGGCGGCGAGGAATATTATGTGGTGGTCAACGGCGCGACCAAGCAGGGCGACATCGCCTTCATCGAGAGCCGTCTCCCGGCCGGGATCGCGCTCGAGCATCTCACCGACCGTGCACTGCTCGCCCTGCAGGGACCCGATGCCGCTGCCGTGATCGGGTCGCTGTTCCCGGGCGTGCCGGACGAGACTGTCTTCATGCAGGGCACCTCGCGCGACTGGAACGGGGCCACGATAGGCTTCGGCCGGTCGGGCTACACCGGGGAGGACGGATTCGAGCTGTCGATCCCCTTCAGCCATGTCGAGGCCCTTGCCGACGCCCTTCTTGCCGACGAGCGGGTCCGCCCGATCGGCCTTGGCGCCCGTGACTCGCTTCGGCTCGAGGCCGGCCTTCCGCTCTATGGCCACGACCTCGACGAGCAGACCACACCGGTCATGGCCGACCTTCTGTTTGCGGTGAACAAGCGTCGCCGGGCCGAAGGCGGGTTCGCCGGGGCAGAGCGCATCCTCGCCGAGCTTGAGCAAGGCGCCGTCAGCAAGCGGGTGGGCTTTACCGTCGAGGGTCGCCAGCCCGTTCGCGAAGGCGCCCGCATTCTCGACGAGGAAGGCAATGAGATCGGCCGCGTCACCAGCGGCGGCTTCTCGCCCAGCCTCGAGGCGCCGATCGGCATGGGCTATGTCGCCGCGACGCTTGGCCAGCCCGGGACCGCAATCACGCTCGAGCAGCGCGGCAAGCTCTTCAGCGCCGCCGTCGCGCCCATGCCGTTCGTGCCGCACCGCTATCATCGCAAGGGGAAAAGCCAGTGA